A single Chitinivibrionia bacterium DNA region contains:
- the carB gene encoding carbamoyl-phosphate synthase large subunit: MPRRNDIRKIMIIGSGPIVIGLACEFDYSGAQACKALREEGYEVILVNSNPATIMTDPNMADRTYIEPVTPEVVEKIIARERPDALLPTMGGQTALNVALALSENGVLKKYNVELIGANERAIKLAENRSEFKDAMVEIGLENPRAEIAYNMKEAWAIADKLGFPCIVRPSLTMGGMGGGIVYNREEFETVASKGLHLSPISEIIIDESLLGWQEFEIEVIRDHNDKVIVVCSIENIDPMGIHTGDSITVAPAQTLNWEQYKKMREASIAMMRKVGVTGGSNMQFAVHPQNGRMLVIEMNPRVSRSSALASKATGYPIAKVAAKLSVGYSLDEIKNDITKSTPASIEPTIDYVVTKIPRFAFEKFPEADARLGVQMKAVGEIMSIGRTFKESLQKGLRGLEIRRIGFETDKLGDCTLEEVKQGSKDLYADRIFYIYEAMSRGVSVDEIYEINKIDKWFLNHMKEIVDFEKNLPKLKEMGQDERKALLTQAKEMGFSDAQIAKSNKISEEAVREIRKMLGVVPVYKAVDTCAAEHETSVHYYYATYEKENESVANKNRKVMILGGGPNRIGQGIEFDYCCCHAAYALKELGIESIMVNSNPETVSTDYDTSDKLYFDSLTFEDVMNIIDHEKPDGIIVQFGGQTPLNLARRLRDAGAKIIGTSVESIDRAESREEFSAMCSKLGIKQPANGMASTPEEAIEIANRIGYPILLRPSFVLGGRGMRTIYSSDGLDKFVNEAKEAGENRPVLIDKFVQDAIEVDVDAVSDGTDTLICGILEHIEEAGIHSGDSACVLPPHTLPRRIIKEIKEITKKVAAELNVVGLMNIQFAVEGNDIYIIEVNPRASRTVPFVAKATGVAWAKIAAKVMTGVKLKDIPEANEVSMDFFAVKESVLPFNKFPGSDPMLGPEMKSTGEVMGLDKDFGTAYIKAQEGAYNKMPKSGSVFLSVRHTIRRHIVFMAKKIHELGFRIYSTDGTANMLNNNGIPAIPVPKVGMGKPDIVDMIKENKFDLLINIPEGQRALSDSKPIRTAAILQKTPYITTIEAAQAAVAGMDSLAKQDYSVKTIQEYVKEMTSVAKS; the protein is encoded by the coding sequence GTGCCGAGAAGAAATGATATACGAAAAATTATGATTATAGGAAGCGGACCGATTGTTATCGGTTTGGCGTGCGAATTTGATTACTCGGGCGCTCAGGCGTGTAAGGCGCTTAGAGAAGAGGGCTACGAAGTTATTCTTGTTAATTCAAATCCTGCAACTATTATGACCGACCCGAATATGGCGGACAGAACTTACATTGAGCCGGTTACGCCTGAAGTTGTTGAAAAAATCATCGCTCGCGAACGTCCCGACGCCCTCTTGCCTACAATGGGCGGACAGACCGCGCTTAACGTGGCGTTGGCTCTCAGTGAAAACGGCGTTCTTAAAAAATATAATGTAGAATTGATAGGCGCAAACGAGCGAGCGATTAAACTTGCTGAAAACAGAAGCGAGTTCAAAGACGCGATGGTAGAAATCGGTCTCGAAAATCCGCGCGCCGAAATTGCATATAATATGAAAGAAGCGTGGGCGATTGCCGATAAGCTCGGGTTTCCCTGCATTGTTCGTCCAAGTTTGACAATGGGCGGAATGGGCGGCGGCATAGTTTATAACCGCGAAGAATTTGAAACTGTCGCCTCGAAGGGACTGCATTTGTCTCCGATAAGCGAAATTATTATCGACGAATCGCTTTTGGGATGGCAGGAATTTGAGATTGAAGTAATACGAGACCACAATGACAAAGTTATTGTGGTTTGTTCTATTGAAAACATAGACCCGATGGGAATTCACACGGGCGACTCCATAACGGTTGCTCCTGCGCAAACTCTAAATTGGGAGCAATACAAAAAAATGCGCGAAGCCTCGATTGCAATGATGCGCAAGGTGGGCGTTACGGGCGGAAGCAATATGCAGTTTGCAGTGCACCCCCAAAACGGGCGAATGCTTGTGATAGAAATGAACCCGCGCGTGAGCAGAAGTTCGGCGCTTGCAAGTAAGGCGACGGGTTATCCGATTGCAAAAGTTGCGGCAAAACTCAGCGTTGGCTACTCTCTGGACGAAATTAAAAATGACATTACAAAAAGCACGCCTGCTTCCATAGAGCCGACAATCGACTATGTTGTGACAAAAATTCCGAGATTTGCGTTTGAAAAATTCCCGGAAGCGGACGCGCGCCTCGGCGTTCAAATGAAGGCGGTCGGCGAAATTATGTCTATCGGCAGAACGTTTAAGGAAAGCTTGCAAAAGGGACTTCGCGGCTTGGAAATTCGCAGAATAGGCTTTGAAACCGATAAGCTCGGCGATTGCACTTTGGAAGAAGTCAAGCAGGGCAGTAAAGACCTTTACGCAGACAGAATTTTCTATATTTACGAGGCTATGAGCAGAGGCGTTTCGGTAGATGAAATTTACGAAATCAATAAAATTGACAAATGGTTCTTAAATCACATGAAAGAAATTGTTGATTTTGAGAAAAACTTGCCCAAGCTTAAAGAAATGGGACAAGACGAGCGAAAAGCGCTTCTTACACAAGCAAAAGAAATGGGCTTCTCGGACGCGCAAATTGCAAAATCAAACAAAATTTCGGAAGAAGCTGTTCGTGAAATCCGCAAAATGCTTGGAGTTGTTCCCGTATATAAAGCGGTTGATACTTGCGCGGCAGAGCATGAAACCTCAGTTCATTATTACTATGCAACCTACGAAAAAGAGAACGAATCGGTCGCAAACAAAAACCGTAAAGTTATGATTTTGGGCGGCGGTCCTAACAGAATAGGGCAGGGGATAGAGTTTGACTATTGCTGTTGCCACGCGGCTTACGCGCTTAAAGAGCTTGGAATAGAGAGCATTATGGTGAATTCCAATCCCGAAACCGTATCGACCGACTACGACACTTCGGACAAACTTTATTTCGACTCGCTCACTTTTGAAGACGTTATGAATATTATCGACCACGAAAAACCCGACGGAATTATTGTGCAGTTCGGCGGACAAACGCCGCTTAATTTGGCAAGACGTCTCAGAGACGCGGGCGCAAAAATCATCGGGACTTCGGTTGAAAGCATCGACAGGGCGGAAAGCCGCGAGGAGTTTTCGGCGATGTGCAGTAAATTGGGCATAAAACAGCCTGCAAACGGAATGGCAAGCACTCCCGAAGAGGCAATCGAAATAGCAAACCGTATCGGATACCCGATTTTGCTTCGTCCGAGTTTCGTGCTTGGCGGTCGCGGAATGAGAACGATTTACTCTTCCGACGGTCTCGATAAATTTGTAAACGAGGCGAAAGAAGCTGGCGAAAACCGTCCTGTTCTTATCGATAAATTCGTGCAAGACGCGATAGAAGTCGATGTTGACGCGGTTTCCGACGGAACAGATACTTTGATTTGCGGAATTTTGGAGCATATCGAAGAGGCGGGCATTCACTCGGGCGACTCAGCCTGCGTTTTGCCGCCGCACACTTTGCCCAGACGTATCATAAAAGAAATTAAGGAAATCACCAAAAAAGTTGCCGCGGAACTCAACGTGGTCGGACTTATGAATATCCAGTTTGCGGTAGAAGGCAACGACATCTATATAATAGAAGTTAACCCGCGCGCAAGCCGCACAGTTCCGTTTGTGGCAAAAGCGACGGGAGTTGCGTGGGCAAAAATCGCCGCAAAAGTGATGACAGGTGTTAAGCTCAAAGATATTCCCGAGGCAAACGAGGTGAGTATGGACTTTTTTGCGGTGAAAGAATCGGTGCTTCCGTTCAACAAATTCCCCGGCTCCGACCCAATGCTTGGTCCCGAAATGAAATCGACGGGCGAGGTTATGGGATTGGATAAAGACTTTGGAACAGCATACATAAAGGCGCAAGAGGGCGCTTACAACAAAATGCCCAAAAGCGGCTCGGTATTCCTTTCCGTTCGTCATACAATTCGTCGCCACATAGTGTTTATGGCGAAGAAAATCCACGAGCTCGGCTTTAGGATTTATTCGACCGACGGGACAGCAAATATGCTTAACAATAACGGAATTCCTGCAATTCCCGTTCCGAAAGTCGGTATGGGCAAGCCCGACATTGTCGATATGATAAAGGAAAACAAGTTTGATTTGCTGATAAACATTCCCGAAGGACAGCGCGCGCTTTCCGACAGCAAACCGATAAGAACCGCGGCGATTTTGCAGAAAACTCCTTATATCACGACGATCGAAGCGGCGCAAGCGGCAGTTGCGGGTATGGATTCGCTCGCAAAACAAGATTACAGCGTAAAAACAATTCAGGAATACGTGAAAGAAATGACGTCTGTTGCGAAGAGCTGA
- a CDS encoding DUF1643 domain-containing protein: MNKKYEINEKDGDKVRYVLGNRSNNPLFAIGLNCSTATDEKSDPTLSRIEKLAEKNGFGSFIMLNLYPLRSTKPKNLPTADNDDLIVKNAEVIEKFLKDYSKLSVLACWGANIKKKKYLSKSLNLLLEKMKDKEIDWKAIKLTESKHPHHPIGTSCGELIGFDVEKYIKELGGSK, translated from the coding sequence ATGAACAAAAAATATGAAATTAATGAAAAGGACGGCGATAAAGTTCGCTATGTTCTCGGAAACAGGAGCAACAACCCCTTGTTTGCAATAGGTTTGAATTGCAGTACGGCAACAGACGAAAAATCTGATCCCACACTGTCAAGAATAGAGAAACTTGCTGAAAAGAACGGTTTCGGCAGTTTTATTATGCTCAATTTATACCCGTTGAGAAGCACTAAGCCGAAAAATTTGCCGACTGCCGACAATGATGATTTAATTGTAAAAAACGCGGAAGTTATCGAAAAATTTCTTAAAGATTATTCTAAATTGAGTGTTTTGGCTTGCTGGGGTGCAAACATAAAAAAGAAAAAGTATTTGAGCAAATCACTTAATTTGTTGCTTGAAAAGATGAAGGACAAAGAGATTGATTGGAAAGCTATAAAATTGACCGAGAGCAAGCATCCACACCACCCGATTGGCACTTCTTGCGGTGAATTGATTGGTTTTGATGTTGAAAAATACATAAAAGAACTTGGAGGGTCCAAATGA